The Variovorax paradoxus B4 genome includes a region encoding these proteins:
- a CDS encoding Bug family tripartite tricarboxylate transporter substrate binding protein, protein MPKAITNVYKILMGVAVAAATATTVYAQASYPSRPVRLVVSQAPGGSSDTIARMWAEHAGKAIRATIVVENKPGAGGLIAAQSALNAPADGYTLLLGSVSLMVLNQFTYKPLPYNPEKDFVGVTMLTTVPFVLSANPATGIKTLKDLTEKAKAAPGKLNFASAGLGNSTHLAVELVSNALGISMTHIPYKGEADGILATIGGQTEVMAPVYGTALPHIKNHKLNPLAVLSPQRTPELPDVPTLGELGVKGFDNMGWSAVVARTGTPPEIVEKLNKATAAFHNSPDVQAKLKSMGVIPMSGASALVMETAARDAKAWGPTLGALNLSAK, encoded by the coding sequence ACCACCGTGTACGCGCAAGCCTCCTACCCCAGCCGGCCCGTGCGCCTGGTCGTATCGCAGGCCCCGGGCGGCAGCAGCGACACGATTGCACGCATGTGGGCGGAGCACGCAGGCAAGGCCATTCGCGCCACCATCGTGGTGGAGAACAAGCCCGGTGCGGGCGGCCTCATTGCCGCACAGAGCGCGCTGAATGCGCCCGCCGATGGCTACACCCTGCTGTTGGGCAGCGTGTCGCTGATGGTGCTCAACCAATTCACCTACAAGCCGCTGCCCTACAACCCCGAGAAGGATTTTGTTGGCGTGACCATGCTGACCACGGTGCCGTTCGTGCTGTCGGCCAATCCGGCCACGGGCATCAAGACGCTCAAGGATCTGACGGAAAAAGCCAAGGCGGCGCCCGGCAAGCTGAACTTCGCGTCCGCCGGACTGGGCAACTCCACCCATCTGGCGGTCGAGCTCGTGTCCAATGCCCTGGGCATTTCGATGACCCACATCCCTTACAAGGGCGAGGCCGACGGCATCCTGGCCACCATCGGTGGGCAGACCGAAGTGATGGCACCGGTGTATGGCACGGCCCTGCCCCACATCAAGAACCACAAGCTCAATCCACTGGCCGTGTTGTCGCCACAGCGCACCCCTGAGCTGCCTGATGTGCCCACCCTTGGTGAGCTGGGCGTGAAGGGCTTTGACAACATGGGCTGGAGTGCCGTGGTGGCACGCACCGGCACGCCGCCCGAGATCGTGGAAAAGCTCAACAAAGCGACGGCAGCCTTTCACAACAGCCCCGACGTGCAGGCCAAGCTCAAGAGCATGGGCGTGATTCCCATGTCGGGCGCTTCCGCGCTGGTCATGGAGACGGCGGCGCGTGACGCCAAGGCCTGGGGCCCCACGCTCGGGGCGCTGAATCTCAGCGCCAAGTAA
- the ggt gene encoding gamma-glutamyltransferase, whose amino-acid sequence MKKEAMVVCPQPEAAESGIDILRAGGNAVDAAVATALAQTVVDPLMCGIAGFGTAAVYLPGAQVHEYFDFHSPAPLAAREDMWEHLLEGETKDGFGFILKGRVNDIGPQSIGTPATLKGLEAMHQAHGRLPWQQVVEPAIRWAAEGYFVRPGMHAFWIDEPTMGRVGNLERLQYCEDSRQLYCRPDGRPKPIGAPLRNEGMAAVLRQIAEEGARPFYQGDLAQKMVAHLQSLGALITRDDLARYQVQRNPPLVGRYRDRTITTNRPPGGGAMLLEMLNILEHFDLASLEHNGPAYLQKVCEAMKKATIDKDRCIGDPKFFDVPLDQLLSKDMAREVAEQIHTGHRFNVERVNPGAPVPRDTTHLSVVDADGNAVSLTHSLAMPSGIITPGMGFLYNGCMGVFDPRPGRAGSIQPGKSRFTSSCPTMTFKDGELDVVLGAPGGTQIAMGVLQVLLNVIDHGMEVQAAVSAPRFSSTSNSIDVCNRIPRSVTRTLEAQGYAIGRNPYNYTIGWVHGVQVQADGLHGGADPGRDGVAYRLRMDPAR is encoded by the coding sequence ATGAAAAAAGAAGCAATGGTGGTCTGCCCGCAGCCGGAGGCCGCCGAATCCGGCATTGACATCCTGCGCGCAGGCGGCAACGCGGTGGATGCCGCCGTGGCCACTGCCTTGGCCCAGACGGTGGTCGACCCGCTGATGTGCGGCATCGCAGGTTTTGGCACCGCCGCCGTGTACCTGCCCGGCGCCCAGGTGCATGAATATTTCGACTTCCACTCGCCCGCGCCGCTGGCGGCCAGGGAAGACATGTGGGAGCACCTGTTGGAGGGCGAGACCAAAGACGGCTTTGGTTTCATCCTCAAGGGCCGGGTCAACGACATCGGCCCCCAGTCCATCGGCACGCCGGCCACCCTCAAGGGCCTGGAGGCCATGCACCAGGCGCATGGCCGCTTGCCGTGGCAGCAGGTGGTGGAACCCGCCATCCGATGGGCGGCGGAGGGCTACTTTGTGCGACCCGGCATGCACGCCTTCTGGATCGACGAGCCCACCATGGGCCGCGTCGGCAACTTGGAGCGACTGCAGTACTGCGAGGACAGCCGCCAGCTGTACTGCCGCCCCGACGGCCGCCCCAAGCCCATCGGTGCGCCGCTGCGCAACGAAGGCATGGCCGCCGTGCTGCGCCAGATTGCCGAGGAAGGCGCGCGCCCGTTCTACCAGGGCGACCTGGCGCAAAAAATGGTGGCGCACCTGCAGTCGCTGGGCGCGCTGATCACGCGCGACGATCTGGCCCGCTACCAAGTGCAGCGCAACCCGCCGCTGGTGGGCCGCTACCGCGACCGCACCATCACGACCAACCGACCTCCGGGCGGCGGCGCCATGCTGCTGGAGATGCTCAACATCCTCGAGCACTTCGATCTGGCGAGCCTGGAGCACAACGGCCCCGCCTACCTGCAGAAGGTGTGCGAGGCCATGAAAAAGGCCACGATCGACAAGGACCGCTGCATCGGCGACCCGAAGTTCTTCGACGTGCCGTTGGATCAGTTGCTGTCCAAGGACATGGCCCGCGAAGTGGCCGAGCAGATCCACACGGGTCATCGCTTCAACGTGGAGCGCGTGAACCCCGGTGCGCCCGTGCCGCGCGACACCACCCACCTGAGCGTGGTGGACGCTGACGGCAACGCCGTGTCCCTCACTCACTCGCTCGCCATGCCCTCGGGCATCATCACCCCGGGCATGGGCTTCCTCTACAACGGCTGCATGGGCGTGTTCGACCCGCGCCCGGGCCGCGCAGGCAGCATCCAGCCCGGCAAGAGCCGCTTCACCTCGTCGTGCCCCACCATGACCTTCAAGGACGGCGAGCTCGACGTGGTGCTCGGCGCCCCCGGAGGCACGCAGATCGCGATGGGCGTGCTGCAGGTGCTGCTCAACGTGATCGACCACGGCATGGAGGTGCAGGCTGCCGTGTCGGCGCCGCGCTTCTCGTCCACCAGCAACTCCATCGACGTGTGTAACCGCATTCCGCGTTCCGTCACGCGCACACTGGAAGCACAGGGCTACGCCATTGGCCGCAACCCGTACAACTACACCATCGGCTGGGTGCACGGCGTGCAGGTACAGGCCGATGGCCTGCACGGCGGCGCCGACCCCGGCCGCGATGGCGTGGCGTACCGGCTGCGCATGGATCCTGCGCGCTGA